A single region of the Phycisphaerae bacterium RAS1 genome encodes:
- a CDS encoding Helix-turn-helix domain protein, with protein MVSTRQFLTTAELAERLRVSPETIREWARRGDIPSVRLSRKAIRYDADAVLAALSSRAGKGAADAR; from the coding sequence ATGGTTTCGACAAGGCAGTTTCTCACGACCGCAGAGCTGGCGGAGCGCCTCCGCGTTTCGCCTGAGACGATCCGCGAATGGGCACGGCGGGGCGACATACCGTCCGTGCGTCTCTCGCGGAAGGCGATTCGCTACGACGCCGACGCTGTGCTTGCGGCGCTCTCCAGCCGGGCGGGCAAGGGGGCGGCCGATGCCCGCTGA
- a CDS encoding lipid A biosynthesis lauroyl acyltransferase translates to MPIPMSQQAEQIAGAPDVPRDALAERELRPGPPRSSERALSWYDRAKFGLVRWVLYAWVRCFSLRGLFLLGRWFGTVEFWINFRRRARYAEELRRAFPEGLTRARQTKIIRDFFRRTRCDKLFYLVFDRLPREKIMNRIRFHGRQYLDEALLRGNGVYVMLSHVGSHHVAGLLMALLGYKCAGVRDRNEGAIRQYVQEMYARTFPEFAAIRVLYADSFPREIYRCFRENRVVGSALDVGRIRGLNLKTCPVRIFGETREFLTGTLQVALRCGAVICQAFVVSRPNFYFRLIVNPPLYVPAGSGEAEDNPQRVAELMQKYADGIAAHIREHPDHLSRV, encoded by the coding sequence ATGCCGATTCCGATGTCGCAGCAAGCAGAACAGATCGCTGGCGCCCCGGACGTCCCGCGCGACGCGCTCGCGGAGCGCGAACTGCGGCCCGGGCCGCCGCGCAGTTCGGAGCGCGCGCTTAGCTGGTACGACCGGGCGAAGTTCGGGCTGGTGCGCTGGGTGCTGTACGCGTGGGTGCGGTGTTTCAGCCTGCGCGGGCTCTTCCTCCTGGGCCGCTGGTTCGGCACGGTCGAGTTCTGGATCAACTTCCGCCGCCGGGCGCGCTACGCCGAGGAGCTGCGGCGGGCCTTTCCCGAGGGTCTGACGCGGGCGCGGCAGACGAAGATCATCCGCGATTTCTTCCGCCGCACGCGTTGCGACAAGCTCTTCTACCTGGTTTTCGACCGCCTGCCGCGCGAGAAGATCATGAATCGCATCCGCTTTCACGGGCGGCAATACCTGGACGAGGCGCTGCTGCGCGGCAACGGCGTCTACGTCATGCTGAGCCACGTGGGCTCGCATCACGTGGCCGGCCTTCTGATGGCGCTGCTGGGTTACAAGTGCGCCGGGGTGCGCGACCGCAATGAAGGGGCGATTCGCCAGTATGTGCAGGAGATGTACGCGCGCACGTTCCCCGAGTTCGCGGCGATCCGCGTGCTCTACGCCGACAGCTTTCCGCGTGAGATCTACCGCTGTTTCCGCGAGAACCGGGTCGTGGGCAGCGCGCTGGACGTGGGCCGCATTCGCGGGCTGAACCTCAAGACCTGCCCGGTGCGGATTTTCGGCGAGACGCGGGAATTTCTGACCGGCACGCTGCAGGTGGCGCTGCGCTGCGGCGCAGTGATCTGCCAGGCGTTTGTCGTCTCGCGGCCCAACTTCTATTTCCGCCTGATCGTCAACCCGCCGCTCTACGTCCCCGCCGGAAGCGGCGAGGCGGAGGACAACCCGCAGCGCGTGGCCGAACTGATGCAGAAATACGCCGACGGTATCGCCGCCCACATCCGCGAGCACCCGGATCATCTCAGTCGGGTATGA
- the corC_1 gene encoding Magnesium and cobalt efflux protein CorC, giving the protein MVLTCGAGLLALILVISTLSYVLRDYSPSRLAERLGESSDRAWLEWLDRCGSELLLLTSVVRLAANFSLLLLVAWAYLGSDPPAIGAREILIPIGITLALLAVFGIGVPHALAVHAGESILSKSLWGLVLLRAALWPLARLLAFVQLIVERLLGKSGPDAGQEVERVEQEILEAVQDGQLQGAVDDAQREMIRSVFELQQTTVSAIMTPRTDIAAIPADSTMEQVRAALVASGHSRLPVFENSLDHIIGVLYVKDLLKLAPGAAFEVRSVMRVAPYVPETKTIADLLTEFRQRKVQIAIVLDEYGGTAGLATIEDILEELVGEIDDEYDQPPPPMLNHIDEDTIDVDARASIYQVNEALRIELPEDEGFETVGGFVFAAMGKIPSTGETFKHENVQLEVIDAEARKIRRLRIHVAREEAAEAVS; this is encoded by the coding sequence TTGGTTCTTACGTGCGGGGCCGGCCTGCTGGCCCTGATTCTTGTCATTTCGACCCTATCGTACGTGCTGCGCGACTACTCCCCGTCGCGGCTCGCGGAACGCCTGGGGGAGTCGTCGGACCGCGCGTGGCTGGAGTGGCTTGACCGCTGCGGCTCGGAACTGCTTCTCCTGACGTCCGTTGTGCGCCTCGCGGCCAACTTCAGCCTGTTGCTTCTGGTGGCCTGGGCCTACCTCGGATCCGATCCGCCGGCGATTGGCGCCCGAGAAATCCTCATCCCGATCGGAATCACGCTGGCGCTGCTCGCCGTCTTCGGCATTGGCGTCCCGCACGCGCTGGCCGTTCACGCCGGCGAGTCGATCCTCTCGAAGTCGCTGTGGGGGCTGGTGCTGTTGCGCGCCGCCCTCTGGCCGCTGGCGCGTCTGCTCGCCTTTGTTCAGCTCATCGTCGAACGCCTGCTGGGCAAGAGCGGCCCAGACGCCGGGCAGGAAGTGGAACGCGTCGAGCAGGAGATTCTCGAGGCGGTGCAGGACGGCCAGCTTCAGGGCGCCGTGGACGACGCACAGCGCGAAATGATCCGCTCGGTTTTCGAGCTCCAGCAAACGACCGTCAGCGCCATCATGACGCCGCGGACCGACATCGCCGCGATCCCCGCCGACAGCACCATGGAGCAGGTGCGCGCGGCGCTGGTCGCCAGCGGCCACTCGCGCCTGCCCGTCTTCGAGAACTCGCTCGATCACATCATCGGCGTGCTGTATGTCAAGGACCTGCTCAAGCTCGCGCCCGGCGCGGCCTTCGAAGTCCGCAGCGTCATGCGCGTGGCGCCCTACGTGCCCGAAACCAAGACCATCGCCGACCTGCTCACGGAATTCCGTCAGCGAAAGGTGCAGATCGCCATCGTGCTCGACGAGTACGGCGGCACCGCCGGCCTGGCGACGATCGAGGACATCCTTGAGGAGCTGGTCGGCGAGATCGACGACGAGTACGACCAGCCGCCCCCGCCGATGCTGAACCATATCGACGAAGACACGATTGACGTCGATGCGCGCGCGTCGATCTACCAGGTGAACGAGGCGCTGCGGATCGAACTGCCGGAGGACGAGGGGTTTGAGACCGTCGGCGGGTTCGTCTTCGCGGCCATGGGAAAAATCCCCAGCACCGGCGAGACGTTCAAGCATGAGAACGTGCAGCTCGAAGTCATCGACGCCGAAGCGCGAAAAATCCGGCGGCTGCGCATTCACGTCGCTCGCGAGGAAGCGGCGGAAGCGGTGAGTTAG
- the mnmE_1 gene encoding tRNA modification GTPase MnmE, which yields MAGASYQLLTGAGPAGVAVIRLMGDCSEFFRRHVRLRLAGGIPDWQSLCDTRRVLRADLVETDGEPLDDILLSVHAAQPLDLRLHLHGGPWLVRTASERMRASGMTEAAAPQALWDCADAIAREAFDALPRMATLRGARWLLSQVDLLRSALDRLANQERDDDARRECREIAGRAGIIDWFARPLRIVLAGPPNAGKSTLVNALAGSNVSIVSPTPGTTRDWVEAPGELDGYPALWIDTAGLRTTDDSLEVAGIERTHELIRRADAVVVVLDAASAAAEERAAFICAYADVRPTCVAFNKSDLLTARPTTLAELAQSLPKLWRAAARLVSGLRGEGLPDLRASLCRELGRTDDLLALPAAFASRQAILLQQAHAAADRKSFMERILRTISG from the coding sequence ATGGCCGGCGCGTCCTATCAGCTTCTCACCGGCGCCGGCCCGGCCGGCGTCGCGGTCATTCGTCTCATGGGGGATTGCAGCGAGTTCTTCCGTCGGCATGTTCGACTCCGGCTGGCGGGCGGCATCCCCGACTGGCAATCGCTTTGCGACACCCGCCGCGTCCTCCGTGCGGACCTCGTAGAAACCGACGGCGAACCGCTCGATGACATCTTGCTCAGTGTCCACGCCGCTCAGCCGCTCGATCTGCGGCTGCATCTCCACGGCGGGCCGTGGCTGGTGCGGACGGCGTCTGAGCGGATGCGCGCCTCCGGCATGACGGAGGCCGCTGCGCCGCAAGCGCTGTGGGATTGCGCCGACGCCATCGCGCGCGAGGCGTTTGATGCGTTGCCGCGCATGGCGACGCTTCGCGGGGCGCGATGGTTGCTGTCGCAGGTGGACCTGCTCCGCTCCGCGCTGGATCGCCTCGCGAATCAGGAGCGCGACGACGATGCGCGCCGCGAGTGTCGGGAGATTGCAGGTCGCGCGGGAATCATCGACTGGTTCGCGCGCCCGCTGCGAATCGTCCTGGCCGGGCCTCCCAACGCCGGCAAGAGCACGCTCGTAAACGCCCTGGCGGGATCGAATGTCAGCATCGTCTCGCCGACGCCGGGGACGACACGCGACTGGGTCGAAGCCCCCGGCGAGCTCGACGGCTACCCAGCCCTGTGGATCGACACCGCTGGCCTGCGGACAACGGACGACTCGCTGGAGGTTGCCGGGATCGAGCGAACCCACGAGCTGATTCGGCGAGCGGACGCGGTCGTCGTCGTCCTTGACGCAGCTTCGGCCGCCGCGGAGGAGCGCGCCGCCTTCATTTGCGCCTATGCCGACGTGCGGCCGACGTGCGTTGCGTTTAACAAATCAGATCTTCTGACCGCCCGACCCACCACGCTGGCAGAGTTGGCGCAATCCTTGCCGAAGTTGTGGCGGGCGGCGGCGCGGCTTGTGTCCGGCCTGCGGGGCGAGGGGCTGCCGGACCTGCGCGCCAGCCTGTGCCGCGAGCTCGGCCGGACGGACGACCTGCTCGCGTTGCCCGCTGCGTTCGCTTCCCGGCAGGCAATCCTGCTCCAACAAGCGCACGCCGCGGCCGATCGTAAGTCGTTCATGGAGAGGATATTGCGGACCATCAGCGGCTGA
- the coaX gene encoding Type III pantothenate kinase — translation MHPIAPVDCLLAVDIGNSRIGLAVDDGAKLQPAARVAGADRAHWRAAIEQAWAGVPPRATHAIVIGSVVPQRTRELAVLLEEVSGAAVVAVREDLPLPLPLDVENPAEVGVDRVCSAAAAYDHIGGCCAVASFGTATTIDCVSEDGRFLGGAILPGIEMCYDVLQQRTALLPRVASGRSEGPFGRNTSEAIANGVLFGAVGALREIVERYATALNHWPQLVLTGGNAPLIASMADFVDSVVPDLCLMGIALAYRKAAGQK, via the coding sequence ATGCACCCGATCGCTCCCGTTGATTGCCTGCTCGCGGTCGATATCGGAAACTCGCGCATCGGGCTGGCCGTCGATGACGGCGCGAAGCTGCAGCCGGCCGCGCGCGTCGCCGGCGCCGACCGCGCGCACTGGCGGGCGGCGATCGAGCAGGCCTGGGCTGGAGTGCCGCCGCGCGCCACGCACGCCATCGTCATCGGCAGCGTCGTGCCGCAGCGGACCCGCGAACTGGCCGTTCTGCTCGAAGAGGTCAGCGGGGCCGCCGTCGTCGCCGTCCGCGAAGACTTGCCGCTCCCGCTGCCGCTCGACGTCGAGAATCCGGCGGAGGTGGGCGTCGATCGCGTCTGCAGCGCCGCCGCCGCGTACGACCATATCGGCGGCTGCTGCGCCGTGGCGTCGTTCGGCACGGCGACCACGATCGACTGCGTCTCAGAGGACGGACGCTTCCTGGGGGGCGCGATCCTGCCGGGGATCGAGATGTGCTACGACGTGCTGCAGCAGCGCACGGCCCTGCTGCCGCGCGTCGCGAGCGGCCGCTCCGAGGGGCCCTTCGGACGAAACACCAGCGAAGCCATCGCCAACGGGGTGCTCTTCGGAGCCGTCGGAGCCCTGCGCGAAATCGTCGAGCGCTACGCCACGGCGCTCAACCACTGGCCGCAACTGGTGCTCACCGGGGGCAACGCGCCGCTCATCGCGAGCATGGCCGATTTCGTCGACAGCGTCGTGCCTGACTTGTGCCTGATGGGGATTGCGCTCGCGTACCGCAAGGCCGCCGGACAGAAGTGA
- the xseB gene encoding Exodeoxyribonuclease 7 small subunit translates to MSKATEKLKFEEAMQRLDQIVEAMESGRVGIEESIARYEEAMQLAAHCRKILDQAELRIQQIQMDAAGKPQAAPFQPAPPADAPQDDE, encoded by the coding sequence ATGAGCAAGGCAACCGAAAAGCTCAAGTTCGAAGAAGCCATGCAGCGGCTCGACCAGATCGTCGAGGCCATGGAATCCGGCCGCGTCGGCATCGAAGAGTCGATCGCGCGCTACGAGGAGGCCATGCAGCTTGCGGCGCATTGCCGCAAGATACTGGACCAGGCCGAGCTGCGGATTCAGCAGATTCAGATGGACGCCGCCGGCAAGCCGCAGGCCGCGCCGTTTCAGCCCGCGCCGCCCGCCGACGCGCCGCAGGATGACGAGTAG
- the elbB gene encoding Enhancing lycopene biosynthesis protein 2: MSAKVGVLLSGCGFLDGAEVHEAVLTLLALDQLGATTVCCAPNIAQSATIDHLTKKPTSERRNVLTESARIARGAIRDVAQVKAADLDALILPGGFGAAKNLCDFAEKGPACSVNPAVERLVGDMLEERKPVGAICIAPGLLARVAGARSMKAKLTIGTDQATAAAIIALGCAHESRAVTEIALDAEHHIVSTPAYMLGRGPAEVFEGIRKLVDEVLKMAEKQG; encoded by the coding sequence ATGTCTGCCAAAGTCGGCGTATTGCTGTCGGGTTGCGGCTTTCTGGACGGCGCGGAAGTTCATGAAGCGGTGCTGACGCTCCTGGCGCTGGACCAGCTCGGCGCGACGACCGTCTGCTGCGCCCCGAACATCGCCCAGTCCGCCACGATCGACCATCTGACGAAGAAGCCCACGAGCGAGCGGCGCAACGTCCTGACCGAATCGGCTCGCATCGCGCGCGGCGCCATTCGCGACGTCGCACAGGTCAAGGCCGCCGATCTGGACGCGCTCATCCTTCCCGGCGGATTTGGCGCCGCAAAAAATCTGTGCGACTTCGCCGAGAAAGGGCCCGCGTGCAGCGTCAACCCGGCCGTTGAGCGGCTGGTGGGCGACATGCTGGAAGAGCGCAAGCCGGTCGGCGCGATCTGCATCGCGCCCGGTTTGCTGGCGCGCGTCGCCGGCGCCCGAAGCATGAAAGCGAAGCTGACCATCGGCACGGATCAGGCGACCGCGGCGGCCATCATCGCGCTGGGCTGCGCGCACGAGAGCCGGGCTGTGACCGAAATCGCGCTCGACGCCGAGCATCACATCGTCTCGACGCCGGCCTACATGCTCGGCCGCGGGCCCGCCGAGGTATTCGAGGGAATTCGAAAGCTCGTCGATGAAGTGCTCAAAATGGCTGAAAAGCAGGGTTGA
- a CDS encoding alpha-(1-2)-phosphatidylinositol mannoside mannosyltransferase — translation MILRREERRSPWRGWRPLLIGAAVYAVGLAGYAALRAESSTDFRDFWQTARHFRETGQITDELGVHNYLPFFVIFMMPWSFLPLQAAITLFTLASLGLFVATILLSETLLSGGLPPRPRAATWLAVVLAFPYVHSCGVLGAMGLLLLFLTVSTWFLVERRQEWAAGVPLGLAIIIKLLPGVLLIFFLLRQRWRVAATAVATAVVLGGGLPAASLGFERAAQAHREFYERAVVGHSAKTTITAEKPRKAKYSNNALPIVLRRLLSPTDGDPKEGRSPLLVNIADLPLDAIWWVFVAVSGAMLLAGGAATVRDGLRSPPGGAVELERERLQFGLWCAAMLLFSPLVWTHYLPLLYWPLAVLADRLERVRRARRRFCRIALAALVGWGCCAILLAWPAARAAGAQLLGVFLVWAACVWLSAAPQRTVGADPHS, via the coding sequence ATGATCCTCCGGCGCGAGGAGCGACGCTCGCCGTGGCGCGGCTGGCGACCGCTGCTGATCGGCGCCGCAGTGTATGCGGTCGGACTGGCGGGCTACGCGGCGCTGCGGGCCGAAAGCTCGACCGACTTCCGCGATTTCTGGCAAACGGCCCGGCACTTTCGCGAGACCGGCCAGATCACCGACGAGCTGGGAGTCCACAACTACCTGCCGTTCTTCGTCATTTTCATGATGCCCTGGAGCTTTCTCCCGCTTCAGGCGGCGATCACGCTGTTCACGCTGGCGTCGCTGGGGCTCTTCGTCGCGACGATCCTCCTCAGCGAAACGCTTCTCAGCGGCGGCCTGCCGCCACGGCCGCGGGCCGCCACCTGGCTGGCCGTGGTGCTGGCTTTTCCGTACGTGCATTCATGCGGCGTGCTGGGGGCGATGGGGCTGCTGCTGCTGTTTCTGACGGTTTCGACCTGGTTTCTGGTGGAGCGGCGGCAGGAGTGGGCGGCCGGCGTGCCGCTCGGATTGGCGATCATCATCAAGTTGCTTCCGGGCGTGCTGCTGATTTTCTTCCTGCTCCGGCAGCGCTGGCGCGTCGCGGCCACCGCGGTCGCGACCGCGGTCGTGCTGGGCGGCGGGCTTCCGGCGGCTTCGCTGGGATTCGAGCGCGCCGCGCAGGCGCACCGCGAGTTCTATGAGCGCGCGGTCGTGGGACACTCCGCGAAAACGACCATCACCGCCGAGAAACCGCGGAAGGCCAAGTACAGCAACAATGCGCTGCCGATCGTTCTGCGGCGACTGCTGTCGCCTACGGACGGCGATCCGAAAGAGGGCCGGTCGCCGTTGCTGGTGAACATCGCCGACCTGCCGCTCGACGCGATCTGGTGGGTCTTCGTCGCGGTCTCGGGCGCGATGCTGCTGGCAGGCGGCGCGGCGACGGTGCGCGACGGACTGCGCTCGCCGCCAGGCGGTGCTGTCGAGCTGGAGCGCGAGCGGCTGCAATTCGGACTGTGGTGCGCGGCGATGCTCCTTTTCTCGCCGCTGGTCTGGACGCACTACCTGCCGCTGCTCTACTGGCCGCTGGCCGTGCTGGCGGATCGGTTGGAACGCGTGCGCCGCGCCCGGCGGCGCTTTTGCCGCATCGCCCTTGCGGCGCTGGTCGGCTGGGGCTGCTGCGCAATCCTGCTGGCCTGGCCCGCGGCCCGCGCGGCCGGAGCGCAGCTTCTGGGCGTGTTCCTCGTCTGGGCCGCGTGCGTATGGCTGAGCGCCGCGCCGCAGCGGACGGTCGGCGCCGATCCGCACAGTTGA
- a CDS encoding Undecaprenyl-phosphate mannosyltransferase: MSLPIRLSIVVPTYNERDNLAPLARRIFAAVDPATSELLIVDDDSPDGTAALAGELGEALRAELSPPAAGHAPLRCIVRKAQRGLATAVIAGLREARGERIVVMDADLSHPPERIPDLVAALDDPDVEMAIGSRFVAGGAVDLDWPLRRRLNSLMGRLLARPLTPVRDMMAGFFCVRRAGLRLSELRPIGYKIALELIVRHGWRRVVEIPIAFADRAAGKTKLNLGEQMRYLRHLGRLYALALSRALTGRR; encoded by the coding sequence TTGAGTCTCCCGATTCGATTGTCCATTGTCGTTCCCACGTACAACGAGCGCGACAACCTGGCGCCGCTCGCTCGGCGCATCTTCGCCGCCGTCGACCCCGCGACCAGTGAACTCCTGATCGTCGATGACGACTCGCCCGACGGAACGGCCGCGCTGGCCGGCGAACTGGGCGAAGCGCTGCGCGCCGAGCTGTCTCCGCCCGCCGCCGGTCACGCGCCGCTGCGCTGCATCGTGCGAAAGGCCCAGCGCGGGTTGGCGACCGCCGTGATCGCCGGCCTGCGCGAAGCGCGCGGCGAGCGCATCGTCGTCATGGACGCGGACCTCTCGCACCCGCCCGAACGAATCCCCGACCTGGTCGCGGCGCTGGATGACCCCGACGTTGAAATGGCGATCGGCAGCCGCTTCGTCGCCGGCGGTGCAGTGGATCTCGACTGGCCGCTGCGCCGCAGGCTCAACAGCCTGATGGGCCGTCTCCTGGCACGGCCGCTCACGCCGGTGCGCGACATGATGGCCGGCTTTTTCTGCGTGCGCCGCGCCGGGCTGCGGCTGTCGGAGCTGCGGCCGATCGGCTACAAGATCGCGCTGGAGCTGATCGTGCGACACGGCTGGCGGCGCGTCGTGGAGATTCCCATCGCCTTCGCCGACCGGGCCGCCGGAAAGACCAAGCTCAATCTCGGTGAGCAGATGCGCTACCTGCGACACCTCGGCCGGCTGTACGCACTGGCGCTCTCACGCGCCCTCACGGGGCGGCGATGA
- a CDS encoding LNS2 (Lipin/Ned1/Smp2), with protein sequence MKTRATLLPLAALLLLPVGCGRAVVSVDDAIRIPGQPVRLVAYVEREPMLPVRREIEDQVVRFYLNGAVAEQAVSDGDGRAAISLPEALGCEQFEARATVGGAVYGAVGRIFDWQPDRTIIVVDIDNTVADSDLDEVFFDAAAEASPALPDSATTLTRLSKDYHIMYVTARPRAVLEKTRAWLSFREFPAGPVVTASRLRDAIRDARFKRRVLQSLREEHPNILIGIGDRRGDARAYASNRMLTLIVGRTRDDRFVEQALLLPSWRAVSTFFELNHETLRDPALLRAAFRGERNLVMPVSVYWPDERE encoded by the coding sequence GTGAAGACTCGCGCGACACTCCTGCCGCTGGCCGCGCTGCTGCTCCTGCCCGTCGGCTGCGGGCGGGCCGTCGTCAGCGTGGACGACGCCATTCGCATTCCGGGGCAACCGGTGAGGCTCGTCGCGTACGTCGAGCGCGAGCCGATGCTGCCGGTGCGGCGTGAAATCGAAGACCAGGTCGTGCGGTTCTACCTCAACGGCGCGGTGGCAGAGCAGGCCGTGAGCGACGGCGACGGTCGTGCGGCCATCAGCTTGCCCGAGGCGCTCGGGTGCGAGCAGTTTGAGGCCCGCGCCACGGTCGGCGGCGCGGTCTACGGCGCGGTCGGCCGCATTTTCGACTGGCAGCCCGACCGCACGATCATCGTGGTTGACATCGACAACACGGTGGCCGACAGCGATCTGGATGAGGTCTTTTTCGACGCGGCCGCGGAGGCGTCGCCCGCGCTGCCGGACTCGGCCACGACGCTGACGCGGCTCTCGAAGGACTATCACATCATGTACGTCACCGCCCGGCCGCGGGCGGTGCTTGAGAAGACGCGCGCCTGGCTCAGCTTCCGCGAGTTTCCGGCCGGGCCGGTCGTGACGGCGTCGCGCCTGCGCGACGCAATCCGCGACGCGCGCTTCAAGCGCCGCGTGCTTCAATCCCTGCGCGAGGAGCACCCCAACATCCTCATCGGAATCGGCGACCGCCGCGGCGACGCGCGCGCCTATGCCTCGAATCGCATGCTCACGCTGATCGTCGGCCGGACGCGCGATGACCGCTTCGTCGAGCAGGCGCTGCTCCTGCCGAGCTGGCGGGCCGTATCCACGTTTTTCGAGCTGAACCACGAGACGCTTCGTGATCCGGCGCTGCTCCGGGCGGCGTTCCGCGGGGAGCGAAACCTGGTGATGCCGGTCTCGGTGTACTGGCCGGACGAGCGCGAGTGA
- a CDS encoding IgA Peptidase M64 — protein MHSNHPTHEPRICKRRRHRSIAWAAGIAIACPTRAADRLETVYYDFVDENGNLRGGRVELLLPGPDAWRGVIPAPCTTLLFNGPSSNRIDMVVVGDGYLNPQLAAYAAHTNNWINAFVAQQPFLAYSTFFNIHRVDVVSPESGVDHDPTYPIWRDTALGMGFWCSNIERLLCVTVGQAYAYAENAPDVDAVIAVANSTKYGGAGYTASDLATLSGGNSLAGEIAIHELGHSLGNLADEYDYADGTTYTGPEPIEPNASKLTAAQMTASGSKWATWIGFNNAAFDGNHSTYQGCRYYQFGVYRPTNSSKMRALGRPFNAVSVESLVIEMYKIVRPIDDSTPTGAPLNGSETVWADVVQPADHNLTMRWLLDGFVVTGATGPALDLGTVEMDEGVHMLRFEARDDTPWVRNEAARMQWMQDSRTWSIVLDFAVGDANCDGAVNVLDINPFVLAIGDEAAYLDQYPGCDILNCDANGDGTADVLDVNAFVALLQG, from the coding sequence ATGCACTCGAATCACCCAACGCATGAGCCTCGAATCTGCAAGCGGCGGCGCCACCGGTCGATCGCGTGGGCCGCTGGAATCGCAATCGCCTGCCCCACCCGCGCCGCGGACCGGCTGGAAACGGTCTACTATGACTTCGTCGACGAGAACGGCAACCTTCGCGGCGGGCGGGTCGAGCTGCTGCTGCCGGGCCCGGACGCGTGGCGGGGCGTCATCCCGGCGCCCTGCACGACGCTGCTGTTCAATGGTCCGTCGTCCAACCGAATCGACATGGTTGTGGTCGGCGATGGATACCTGAATCCGCAATTGGCCGCGTACGCGGCGCACACGAACAACTGGATCAACGCGTTCGTCGCACAGCAGCCGTTTCTGGCCTACAGCACCTTCTTTAACATCCACCGCGTCGATGTGGTCTCGCCCGAGAGCGGCGTGGATCACGATCCGACCTACCCTATCTGGCGCGACACTGCGTTGGGGATGGGCTTCTGGTGCTCGAACATCGAGCGGCTGCTGTGCGTGACCGTGGGCCAGGCGTATGCCTACGCCGAGAACGCCCCGGACGTTGACGCGGTGATCGCCGTCGCCAATTCGACCAAGTACGGCGGCGCGGGGTACACCGCTTCGGATCTGGCGACGTTGTCGGGCGGCAACAGCCTGGCGGGCGAAATCGCCATCCATGAGCTGGGGCACAGCCTTGGAAACCTGGCGGACGAATATGACTACGCCGACGGCACGACCTATACCGGGCCGGAGCCGATCGAGCCGAACGCATCCAAGCTGACGGCGGCGCAGATGACGGCGTCCGGCTCGAAATGGGCGACGTGGATCGGATTCAACAACGCCGCCTTCGACGGCAACCACTCGACCTATCAGGGCTGCCGCTACTACCAGTTCGGCGTTTATCGGCCGACGAACAGCTCGAAAATGCGCGCGCTGGGCCGGCCGTTCAACGCGGTGTCGGTCGAGTCGCTGGTGATCGAGATGTACAAGATCGTCCGCCCGATCGACGACTCGACCCCCACGGGCGCGCCGCTGAACGGGAGCGAGACGGTCTGGGCGGATGTGGTGCAACCGGCCGACCACAACTTGACGATGCGCTGGCTGCTGGACGGATTCGTGGTCACCGGCGCGACGGGGCCGGCGCTCGACCTGGGCACAGTCGAGATGGATGAAGGCGTCCACATGCTGCGATTTGAGGCAAGAGACGACACGCCGTGGGTGCGAAACGAGGCGGCCCGCATGCAGTGGATGCAGGACAGCCGCACCTGGTCGATCGTGCTCGACTTTGCCGTGGGCGACGCCAATTGCGACGGCGCCGTGAACGTGCTGGACATCAATCCCTTCGTGCTGGCGATCGGCGACGAGGCGGCCTACCTGGATCAGTATCCAGGCTGCGACATCCTGAACTGCGACGCGAATGGCGACGGGACGGCGGACGTGTTGGACGTCAATGCGTTTGTCGCGCTGCTGCAGGGTTAG